A stretch of DNA from Nitrospira sp.:
CGTGACACGTTCCAGCCACGCTCTGGCCGCACGCCCGCCCGGCAGGCCCGACAAGCGGTCGGGCAATTGTTGCACGCCCCCAGAGGCGATCCATTCCCGCACCGCCCGCTCGGCCGATCCCGCCTCCTTCACCAGCATCACGCTCAAGACGATCAACGGCACCACCACCAAGGCAAGCGCGGCCAGCGTCAGGAGCACCGCGGAATGTGATTCCCTGCCTCCCAGCCATGCCGTGAGACGACTATGCAGAGGGAAGCAGAGATGCGCCAAAATCACTGCCCACAGCACTGGAAACAGGAAGGGGCGGAACATCAACGCCATCTGGTAGAACAGCGCCAGCAGCACGCCGAAAAAGCAAATGGCAAAAATCTGTCGTCGATTCATAGAGGTGTCGCGGTCAACTGCGTTGCAGCCGTTGATAACAGAACCCGCTCAGGATGTCACGCGCGGGACTTCGAGCCCTCGTGCCTGAGCGGGTGTGTCGTGAGAAAACCGGAGGAGAAGATAGAGGCCGGAAAGTGCGTTGGGCTAGAGACCGTCGCTCGAACGAGCGCGCCTGTCAGGCGTTTTCGCCTACGGCAGCCACGGCCTTGGGCCGTGGTGAGGAAATATCCCGGACATTCGCGGGAAGCTTCTGCGCATCGTCGCCCCAAGACGACACACCCATATCCGACGTGCCCTGAAACTTGGCCCCGTCCTCCATCGAGAAGGCCGGCGCATGCACTTCGCCGATAAGAATTCCAGTCTTCAGCAATTGCAACCGTTCGGTGGCCCGGACCGTGGCCTTGATCTTCCCGCTGCTGATGACCGTGCCGGCGGTGATGGTCCCCTGCACCACACCATCTTCACCGATCACGACCGTGCCGGCGGTTTGCACATCGCCTTCCAACCGGCCGTCGATCCGCACGGTGCCCTCGACATGAATTTCCCCTCTGAGCAGGACACCCTTGGCCAACAGGGTAATATTGTCGCTTTCCACAAAGCCGGACTTCTTCATCATCACGAGCTCCTTGTCGCAGGCGGTGGCGGGTGAACCTGTGAACCATCTCAACATGAAACGAGCCTACACCAGCTTTGTGACCGCACCTAGAAAAAACCAAAACCGCGTTTCACCCGTTCCCAGAACCCGCTGCCGTGTACTTCGCAGTAGACGGACGGCTCCGTGCCCTCGATAAACACTTCCGCTACCCGATGCGGACATTTTGAGGTCGCAAGTTGTGCCGATTGAGGATCGATCTCCCGCGTCACCACCGCAGGTGGGAGGGCGAAGTCGCGCGGGGCCGATGGCATGACCCGCCGCATGAACTCCACCCACATCGGCAACGCGGCCTGGGCACCGGTCAAATGCAAGGCCTCCTCGTCATCGAAGCCCACCCACACGCCCACCACCACATCCGGCGTGTAGCCGATGAACCAGGCATCGCGATAGCCATCCGTCGTGCCCGTCTTGCCTGCCACAATCCCGCGCAACCCCATCGCCTTAGCCTTCGCGGCGGTTCCACGTTCGACCACGCCTTTCAACAGCGAGGTCATCACAGAGGCTGCCGGGGGGGAGACGGCCTGACGCCGAACCGGCGTATGGCGCCAAGCCGGGTCTCCCTCCGGCGTCATCACCGTCTGCACCGCCGTGGGAACCACCAGAAGGCCTGCCTGCGCCAACGCGCCATAGGCCGACGTCATCTCCAGCAATGACACGCCCGACGTCCCCAACGCGATGGACAAATTGTCGGCCAACGGACTTCGAATCCCGAGCTGCTCCGCGAGATGAAGAATGCGTTTCGTCCCGACCGCCTGCGCGATTTTGACCGCCGGAACGTTGAGGGATTGTTCCACTGCCGCCCGCACTGAAACCGTGCCGTGGAATTTGTGGTCGTAGTTCTGCGGAGCCCAGACACCGGTCCCTGAATCGAAGGTGATGGGTTCGTCGACAATCGTCGTCGCCGGTGTGATTGGTTGTCCGCCGGCCAGTTCCCGGCGCGCCTCCAGAGCCGCCAGATAGACCAGCGGCTTGAACAACGATCCCGGTTGCCGCTTCGCCTGCACGGCTCGATTAAATTGGCTCAGGCGATAATCTCGACTGCCGACCATGGCCAGAATGCCTCCGGTCGCGGGATCGATCGCCACCAACGCCCCTTGCACCGGGGTCGGATGGTCCTTCAAGGCCGGATACGTGGTTTCGAGGGTGGTCAACTCGCGTTCCAACGTCTGCGCGGCCAATTGCTGGAACACCGGGTCCAGTGTCGTATAGGCTCGAACGCCATCGGAAAGCGGCGCGCCGGTGGCCTCCTCGACTTGCCGCAACAGATAGTCGACGAAAAATGGGGCGTCGGCCAACGTGTCTTGGGGCGGCATCACCCGCACCGGCGTCCCGACGGCTTGCGCCCGAGCCGCCTCGTCGATCACGCCCAATTCGTGCAGCCGGCCAAGGACGACATCGCGGCGTTGTTTGGCCATGGCGGGATTCCGCAGCGGCGAATAGGTATTCGGCCCCTTGATCATGCCCACCAGCAAGGCTGCCTCCTCCAGACTCAGCGCCTCCATGCGTTTCCCGAAATACCGGTGCGAGGCTTCCCCGACCCCGTAGATGGACACCGAGCCGACTTGCCCGAGATAAATCTCGTTGGCATAACTTTCGAGAATGGCCCGTTTGTGATACTTGG
This window harbors:
- a CDS encoding polymer-forming cytoskeletal protein gives rise to the protein MMKKSGFVESDNITLLAKGVLLRGEIHVEGTVRIDGRLEGDVQTAGTVVIGEDGVVQGTITAGTVISSGKIKATVRATERLQLLKTGILIGEVHAPAFSMEDGAKFQGTSDMGVSSWGDDAQKLPANVRDISSPRPKAVAAVGENA
- a CDS encoding PBP1A family penicillin-binding protein encodes the protein MTVVTRWVVRGLLMLAGVVLLVAGGALSYGLYLSTSLALPTGDEHPPRLIYGAPFLLKPDLDVAASHLLERLNRLGYHRVDTAVRAPGEYRVTSADIDIYLHEFPDLHLRPMPARLVLDQGRVARVLSIDQGDELFPAYLEPQLISGLRGASRQVREWVSYDDLSPRFLDILLAIEDRRFFSHLGIDPVAVARAVWTNLTRGTVIQGGSTITQQLAKNLFYSPQRTFGRKLKESIAALVLEAKYHKRAILESYANEIYLGQVGSVSIYGVGEASHRYFGKRMEALSLEEAALLVGMIKGPNTYSPLRNPAMAKQRRDVVLGRLHELGVIDEAARAQAVGTPVRVMPPQDTLADAPFFVDYLLRQVEEATGAPLSDGVRAYTTLDPVFQQLAAQTLERELTTLETTYPALKDHPTPVQGALVAIDPATGGILAMVGSRDYRLSQFNRAVQAKRQPGSLFKPLVYLAALEARRELAGGQPITPATTIVDEPITFDSGTGVWAPQNYDHKFHGTVSVRAAVEQSLNVPAVKIAQAVGTKRILHLAEQLGIRSPLADNLSIALGTSGVSLLEMTSAYGALAQAGLLVVPTAVQTVMTPEGDPAWRHTPVRRQAVSPPAASVMTSLLKGVVERGTAAKAKAMGLRGIVAGKTGTTDGYRDAWFIGYTPDVVVGVWVGFDDEEALHLTGAQAALPMWVEFMRRVMPSAPRDFALPPAVVTREIDPQSAQLATSKCPHRVAEVFIEGTEPSVYCEVHGSGFWERVKRGFGFF